One segment of Triticum aestivum cultivar Chinese Spring chromosome 2A, IWGSC CS RefSeq v2.1, whole genome shotgun sequence DNA contains the following:
- the LOC123184477 gene encoding acyl transferase 15-like, which produces MLEGGPGHAASLAPPLAESIKKALSRALVPYYPMAGRLVAGADEDAYLSIACTGEGVPFVAASASCALEEAMTSPSFLKELTVRYPGELYCLSDALLLMQVTEFSCGGFVVGVTWNHVMADGARIAQFLQALGELARGMGAPSVVPVRSGATIPPMPTPVVAALRSQMQVLTEELATLDVTIPSSLISRVKAECGGDCTTFEVVAAALWRSRTRAIFSGSDPDAPAMLFFPKNMREKVGAECGYYGNCFGSQLVLATSSAVASAEIRDLVKLVKGHADILDLLMDAGAATVVDLGRLMSSPRYHAIAVSSWQKLGLEATDFGRGKPARVMWQPETLPEKLGLPTAKSMPMATVGIAGPMPTAKDRP; this is translated from the coding sequence ATGCTTGAAGGCGGCCCGGGGCACGCGGCCagcctggctccgcccctggccgAGAGCATCAAGAAGGCCCTGTCGCGGGCGCTGGTGCCCTACTACCCGATGGCCGGCCGGCTCGTCGCCGGAGCCGATGAAGACGCGTACCTCAGCATCGCGTGCACCGGCGAGGGCGTGCCTTTCGTGGCCGCGTCGGCTAGCTGTGCCCTGGAGGAAGCCATGACGTCGCCGTCGTTCCTCAAGGAGCTCACCGTCCGTTACCCTGGCGAGCTCTATTGCCTCAGCGACGCCTTGCTGCTGATGCAGGTGACGGAGTTCTCCTGCGGCGGGTTCGTCGTCGGGGTGACGTGGAACCACGTCATGGCGGACGGCGCCAGGATCGCGCAGTTCCTGCAAGCCCTCGGCGAGCTCGCCCGCGGGATGGGGGCGCCGTCCGTTGTCCCCGTCAGGTCGGGCGCCACGATCCCGCCCATGCCGACGCCCGTGGTCGCCGCGCTGAGGTCCCAGATGCAGGTCCTAACTGAGGAGCTCGCGACCCTGGACGTCACGATCCCCTCCAGCCTGATCAGCCGCGTCAAGGCCGAGTGCGGCGGCGACTGCACGACGTTCGAGGTCGTGGCCGCGGCGCTCTGGCGGAGCCGCACCCGCGCGATCTTCTCCGGCTCCGACCCCGACGCCCCCGCGATGCTCTTCTTCCCCAAAAACATGCGCGAGAAGGTCGGCGCCGAGTGTGGCTACTACGGCAACTGCTTCGGCAGCCAGCTGGTCCTGGCGACGAGCAGCGCGGTGGCGAGCGCCGAGATCAGGGACCTGGTGAAGCTTGTGAAGGGCCACGCGGACATACTGGACCTGTTGATGGACGCCGGTGCCGCCACGGTGGTGGATCTGGGCAGGCTCATGTCGTCCCCGAGGTACCATGCGATCGCCGTCTCCAGCTGGCAGAAGCTTGGGCTGGAGGCGACGGACTTCGGGCGCGGGAAGCCGGCGAGGGTGATGTGGCAGCCGGAGACACTACCAGAAAAACTGGGGTTGCCGACGGCCAAATCTATGCCAATGGCCACCGTCGGCATCgccggacctatgccgacggccaaggataggccgtag